The genomic stretch AGATGAGCAAGTCATCTGGAAATATCGTTGATCCCCTTTTGCTTATTGAGAAATATGGATGCGATAGCTTAAGACTAACATTATCTGCTATGTGTTCCCCTGGAAGGGATATTTTGATAAAGGAGGAAAGGATAGAGGGTTATAAGCATTTTATGAATAAGCTATGGAATGCAGGAAGGTTTATCTTGATGAATCTGGGCATAGAGACAACAGACAACAGAGGGCAGAGGGCAGAGGGCAGAGGGCAGAGGGCAGAACCTAAAACCCTTGCTGAAAAATGGATATTTACAAGGTTAAATCAAGTAATTAAAGAGACAAACGCCTACTTAAAGGAATTTTCCTTTAATGAGGCATCCTCTTCTTTATATAGCTTTTTCTGGCATGAGTATTGCGATTGGTTTTTGGAGATTGAAAAGGATGAGTTTAAAGAGAGGAGAAAAGAGGCTTTATATCTTTTAAAGGAAAGCTTTTGCATAATATTGCGGCTTCTTCATCCATTCATCCCATTTATTACAGAAAAGATATGGATGATGTTTTTTACTCAATCAATTATGAAAGAAGAATGGCCAAAGCCATCAATCAATGAAGACAAAGATTCTTTGCAAAGGATGGAGATAATTAGAGAGATTGTTGTAAGGATAAGGAATATAAAGGCTATATTGGGTATTCCTAATAAGCTTATTCCTGTTTTTATAAAATCAAGGGAATTTGAGGGAAAAGATTATATAAAAAGGCTTGCAAATTGTGAATTAAGCCTTGATGAAAAAATAGAAAGACCAGAAAAATCTGTTATGCTGGTTGCCTCTGGGATAGAGGTATATCTTATAATGGATATAGAGATAGAAAAAGAAAAGCAAAGGCTGGATAAAAACCTTAAAAAATTGGATATGGAGCTTGAAAGGACAAGGCTAAAACTAAAAAATCAGCAATTTTTACAAAATGCACCAGAAGATATAATTGAAAAGGAAAGGGCAAAGGAGGGAGAGATTATAAGGGATATTGAAAAGATAAAGGATGTCCTTTTAAACCTATGAATATAGTTAATGTTTCAAATATAAAGATTGGAAGCGAATTTGTCCTTATTGCAGGGCCTTGTGTTATTGAGAATGAGGAGATAACATATAATACAGCATTAAGGATAAAGAGGATTGCAGCAAGGCTAAAGATTCCATTTGTCTTTAAGTCATCCTATGATAAGGCAAATAGAAAAAGGATAGATTCGTATAGAGGGCCAGGGATAAAGGAAGGGCTTAGGATTCTTGGAAAAATAAAGAAGGAGCTGGATATTCCCATTATAACAGATGTGCATTGTAAGACAGAGGTACACGAGGTAGCAAAGATTGTAGATATAATCCAAATTCCAGCATTTCTATGCAGGCAGACAGATTTGATTCTTGAGGCAGCAAAAACCCTTGTTCCTGTTAATATAAAAAAGGGTCAATTTATGTCTGCTGAGGATATGAAACATATTGTCCAAAAGATAGAATCCATTAAAAATAGCAAAATCATTCTTACAGAAAGGGGGACATTCTTTGGGTATAACAATCTTGTTGTTGATTTTAGGTCATTTCCCATCTTAAGGGAATTTGGCTGGCCTGTTATCTTTGATGCAACACATAGCTGTGGAAATAGAAAATTTGTTCCCTATCTTTCCCGTGCTGCTTGTGCCTGCGGTATTGATGGCTTATTTATGGAGGTTCATCCAGAGCCAGAAAATGCCCTCTGCGATGGACAAAGTATGGTAAAGCTAGATGACCTGGAAGAAATTTTAAACCAATGTTTAGCTTTTACATAGCATCTATTGGATTGTGTGTTTGAAAAAAATGACACAGATACTATCTGCAAAAAAGGGAATAATAACAGAGGAGGTAAAGAGGGTAGCCTTAGACGAAGGGTTATCTATTAAAACCATTATAAGTGGAATAAAAAATGGAACAATTGTTATCCCAAAAAATAAAAAAAGGGATATAAAAAAGATTAAAGGC from bacterium encodes the following:
- a CDS encoding valine--tRNA ligase; the encoded protein is RPETMLGDTAVAVNPDDERYKSTIGKKALLPIANREIPIIADSFVKMDFGTGALKITPAHDPDDFIIGKKHNLSQIKVIDERGMMNENSFSYKGLDRNEARKRLIEDLGCLVEKIEPYKYNLGHCYRCHSVIEPYLSKQWFVKMKPLAEKGISCVLEKKIRFIPDNWEKIYLEWMGNIRDWCISRQIWWGHRIPVWYCQKMQNAKCKMQNGMIVSIDTPEVCPYCGSKELVQDNDVLDTWFSSALWPFSTLGWPKETDDLKTFYPTSVLVTGFDIIFFWVARMIMMGLKFMDDVPFRDVYIHGLIRTETGKKMSKSSGNIVDPLLLIEKYGCDSLRLTLSAMCSPGRDILIKEERIEGYKHFMNKLWNAGRFILMNLGIETTDNRGQRAEGRGQRAEPKTLAEKWIFTRLNQVIKETNAYLKEFSFNEASSSLYSFFWHEYCDWFLEIEKDEFKERRKEALYLLKESFCIILRLLHPFIPFITEKIWMMFFTQSIMKEEWPKPSINEDKDSLQRMEIIREIVVRIRNIKAILGIPNKLIPVFIKSREFEGKDYIKRLANCELSLDEKIERPEKSVMLVASGIEVYLIMDIEIEKEKQRLDKNLKKLDMELERTRLKLKNQQFLQNAPEDIIEKERAKEGEIIRDIEKIKDVLLNL
- the kdsA gene encoding 3-deoxy-8-phosphooctulonate synthase, which codes for MNIVNVSNIKIGSEFVLIAGPCVIENEEITYNTALRIKRIAARLKIPFVFKSSYDKANRKRIDSYRGPGIKEGLRILGKIKKELDIPIITDVHCKTEVHEVAKIVDIIQIPAFLCRQTDLILEAAKTLVPVNIKKGQFMSAEDMKHIVQKIESIKNSKIILTERGTFFGYNNLVVDFRSFPILREFGWPVIFDATHSCGNRKFVPYLSRAACACGIDGLFMEVHPEPENALCDGQSMVKLDDLEEILNQCLAFT